In the Flavisolibacter tropicus genome, one interval contains:
- a CDS encoding NADH-quinone oxidoreductase subunit A: protein MFHLLQADVTRAVANVNSAESYLPVGLQLLFAIGMIGLLMVVTHLLGPKRQTSDKLATFTSGIESHGEARQPVAIKYFLVAILFVLFDVEVIFFYPYAVNFKGLGWSGFWAVLMFVGFFLCGFIYIIKKGALDWED, encoded by the coding sequence ATGTTCCATTTATTACAGGCCGACGTTACCCGGGCGGTCGCTAATGTGAATAGTGCAGAAAGCTATCTACCCGTTGGGTTACAGTTACTTTTCGCTATAGGAATGATTGGTTTATTAATGGTTGTAACCCATTTGTTAGGACCAAAACGCCAAACATCCGATAAATTAGCCACCTTTACCAGTGGTATTGAAAGCCATGGAGAGGCACGCCAACCAGTTGCTATCAAGTATTTCCTGGTAGCTATCCTGTTTGTGTTATTTGATGTAGAAGTAATCTTTTTCTACCCCTATGCTGTGAATTTCAAAGGGTTGGGTTGGAGCGGTTTTTGGGCTGTTCTTATGTTTGTTGGCTTCTTCTTATGTGGATTTATCTACATTATTAAGAAAGGAGCGTTAGATTGGGAAGACTAA
- the nuoI gene encoding NADH-quinone oxidoreductase subunit NuoI, producing the protein MTIWEKMYLPAIAKGMGITFSHMFKKKPTINYPEVTRPFSAVFRGVHILNRDEEGRERCTACGLCAVACPAEAITMEAAERQKGEEGLYREEKYAAKYEINMLRCIFCGLCEEACPKDAIYLSQTFAPANYARKGFIYGKDDLLIPNPKTEPEAYAKAKGTIGKEIK; encoded by the coding sequence ATGACAATATGGGAAAAAATGTACCTGCCGGCTATTGCAAAGGGTATGGGCATTACGTTTAGCCACATGTTCAAGAAAAAGCCTACGATTAATTACCCGGAGGTTACGCGTCCCTTCTCCGCAGTATTTCGCGGGGTGCATATTTTAAACCGTGATGAAGAAGGTCGTGAGCGTTGTACAGCCTGCGGTCTTTGTGCTGTTGCGTGTCCCGCAGAAGCAATCACAATGGAAGCCGCAGAGCGTCAGAAAGGTGAAGAGGGGCTGTACCGTGAAGAAAAATACGCAGCAAAGTATGAGATCAATATGTTGCGTTGTATTTTCTGCGGCCTTTGCGAAGAAGCCTGTCCAAAAGACGCGATATACTTGTCGCAAACATTTGCACCAGCCAACTATGCTCGCAAAGGCTTTATTTACGGGAAAGACGATTTATTAATCCCCAATCCAAAGACAGAACCTGAAGCGTACGCAAAGGCTAAGGGAACAATTGGAAAAGAAATTAAATAA
- the nuoE gene encoding complex I 24 kDa subunit family protein, which produces MKFSEERLQKVREIIARYPDGKQKSALIPVLHMAQEDNGGWLSSEVMDYVAELLQIKSIEVYEVATFYSMYNLKPIGKYLFEVCHTGPCMVRGSDDIIAYIKEKLGIGVGETTPDGMFTLKTVECLGACGYAPMMQLGKHFKEHLTKERVDQIIEECRAAAARNN; this is translated from the coding sequence ATGAAATTTTCAGAAGAACGTCTACAAAAGGTAAGAGAGATCATTGCGCGCTATCCGGATGGAAAGCAGAAAAGTGCGTTGATTCCTGTTTTGCATATGGCACAAGAGGACAATGGCGGCTGGCTGAGTTCTGAGGTGATGGATTATGTAGCGGAGCTCTTACAGATAAAGTCAATTGAAGTATATGAGGTTGCAACATTCTACAGCATGTACAACCTAAAACCTATTGGCAAATACTTATTTGAAGTATGCCATACAGGTCCTTGTATGGTGAGAGGTAGTGATGATATCATTGCTTATATCAAAGAGAAGTTAGGTATTGGGGTAGGCGAAACTACTCCAGATGGTATGTTCACGTTGAAAACAGTTGAGTGCTTGGGTGCCTGTGGGTATGCCCCAATGATGCAGTTAGGTAAACATTTTAAAGAGCATTTGACCAAAGAAAGAGTGGATCAGATCATCGAAGAATGCAGAGCTGCTGCAGCCCGCAACAATTAA
- a CDS encoding nuclear transport factor 2 family protein, with translation MKTWLFIILFFGKGLVSFGQQDEVLQTMKDFHQLLVSQDFKLQRYVHEKLSYGHSNGWIEGRRELLGNLASGYTKYYSIQEDSVSIAAQNKVAQARFIATIDVAVNGNRATYKLRVLEIWIKQKRKWYLFARQAVKA, from the coding sequence ATGAAAACATGGCTTTTTATTATACTGTTCTTTGGCAAAGGCCTGGTAAGTTTTGGACAACAGGATGAAGTGCTTCAAACCATGAAAGATTTTCATCAGCTACTGGTGTCGCAAGATTTCAAACTTCAACGTTACGTGCACGAGAAATTGAGTTATGGTCATAGTAATGGTTGGATAGAAGGGCGCCGGGAATTATTAGGCAACCTGGCAAGTGGTTATACGAAATACTATTCTATTCAAGAGGATAGTGTTAGCATAGCCGCACAGAATAAAGTGGCACAGGCTCGTTTTATAGCTACCATTGATGTAGCCGTAAATGGTAATCGGGCTACATACAAGTTGCGCGTACTGGAAATATGGATCAAGCAGAAACGGAAATGGTACTTATTTGCCAGGCAGGCCGTTAAAGCCTAA
- a CDS encoding NADH-quinone oxidoreductase subunit B: MARPVSYNIHEKPLERDISVSEMPEGYQGEGFFAARLSDVVGLARKNSIWPLPFATSCCGIEFMATMASHYDLARFGSERLGFSPRQCDLLMVMGTIAKKMAPVVRQVYLQMAEPRWVMAVGACACSGGIFDSYSVLQGIDQVVPVDVYVPGCPPRPEAIIDGIIRIQDLVGKESIRRRNSEHYKKLLNSYGIQ, from the coding sequence ATGGCTCGTCCAGTTTCGTATAATATTCATGAGAAGCCGCTAGAGCGTGATATTAGTGTGTCAGAAATGCCTGAAGGCTATCAAGGTGAAGGCTTCTTTGCAGCCCGATTAAGTGATGTAGTGGGCTTGGCTCGTAAGAATTCTATTTGGCCATTACCGTTTGCTACCTCTTGCTGCGGTATTGAATTCATGGCTACTATGGCATCGCACTACGACTTGGCCCGTTTTGGTTCTGAGCGTTTAGGCTTTTCTCCACGCCAGTGTGATCTGTTAATGGTAATGGGAACGATTGCAAAGAAAATGGCCCCGGTTGTGCGTCAGGTTTACCTGCAAATGGCCGAACCTCGTTGGGTAATGGCGGTAGGAGCCTGCGCTTGTAGCGGTGGCATTTTCGATAGTTATAGTGTGTTACAGGGTATAGACCAGGTGGTTCCGGTTGATGTGTATGTTCCAGGTTGCCCTCCACGTCCGGAAGCCATCATTGATGGAATCATACGTATACAGGATCTAGTGGGCAAGGAAAGCATCCGCAGACGGAACAGCGAGCACTATAAGAAGTTATTAAATAGTTACGGAATCCAATAA
- a CDS encoding 2Fe-2S iron-sulfur cluster-binding protein, translating to MSEQKQLFKVTIDNITIEVEPGTTILQAARQIGGDIVPPAMCYYSKLQGSGGKCRTCLVRVAAGSTADPRPMPKLVASCRTTVMDGMIVENITNPAVLEARKGVVEFLLINHPLDCPVCDQAGECDLQDLSYEHGAEGTRYEFKRRTFERIDLGPYIQLHMTRCILCYRCVYTANQVAGNREHGVLDRGDHAQIATYIEKALDNEFIGNVIDVCPVGALTDRTFRFKNRVWFTKPVDAHCDCPTCKGKVRLWMRGDDVLRVTARKDQWGEVEDWICNTCRFEKKKVSDWVIEGPTRLDRHSVINAGHYNNIVKPQETFEAVMDGRKPKLLMDIHSISEVNTVDLNEIQGPATSATFNGKSKVAGTNVTDIKEGQGRNMAGTDSTNPNTP from the coding sequence ATGAGCGAACAAAAACAATTATTTAAGGTAACGATAGATAACATCACCATTGAAGTGGAGCCGGGAACAACGATCCTACAGGCTGCTCGTCAAATTGGTGGTGATATAGTGCCTCCTGCCATGTGCTATTACAGCAAGTTGCAAGGGAGCGGTGGTAAATGTCGTACGTGTCTGGTGCGGGTAGCAGCAGGTTCTACTGCAGATCCACGCCCGATGCCCAAGCTGGTTGCTTCTTGCCGTACAACGGTAATGGATGGCATGATCGTAGAGAATATCACAAACCCCGCGGTGCTGGAAGCCCGCAAAGGTGTAGTAGAGTTCTTGTTGATCAACCATCCACTGGATTGTCCGGTGTGTGACCAAGCTGGTGAGTGCGATCTACAAGACTTAAGTTATGAGCATGGCGCAGAAGGTACCCGCTATGAGTTCAAGCGTCGTACGTTTGAACGCATTGATCTGGGACCATATATTCAGCTGCACATGACACGTTGTATTCTTTGCTACCGTTGTGTATACACAGCAAACCAAGTGGCTGGAAACCGTGAGCATGGTGTACTGGATAGAGGTGATCACGCACAGATTGCTACCTATATTGAAAAGGCTTTGGACAATGAGTTCATTGGAAACGTAATTGATGTTTGTCCGGTTGGGGCTTTAACGGATAGAACCTTCCGCTTTAAAAACCGCGTATGGTTTACCAAGCCGGTAGATGCGCATTGCGATTGTCCTACTTGTAAGGGTAAGGTACGTTTGTGGATGCGTGGTGATGATGTGTTGCGTGTTACAGCTCGTAAAGACCAGTGGGGTGAAGTTGAAGATTGGATCTGTAATACTTGCCGCTTTGAGAAAAAGAAAGTTAGTGATTGGGTTATTGAAGGACCAACCCGTTTGGATCGTCATTCAGTAATAAACGCAGGACACTATAATAATATCGTGAAGCCACAGGAAACATTTGAAGCGGTAATGGATGGTCGTAAACCTAAACTGTTGATGGACATCCATAGCATAAGTGAAGTAAATACCGTGGACCTAAATGAGATTCAAGGACCTGCAACCAGCGCTACTTTTAATGGTAAGTCAAAGGTAGCAGGAACTAACGTAACTGATATTAAAGAAGGGCAAGGAAGAAATATGGCGGGAACGGATTCGACGAATCCGAATACGCCATAA
- a CDS encoding NADH-quinone oxidoreductase subunit C — protein MALTNEYIQQKLTEKFGAQATAFEEPYGMLTFEAPAAMNLDVLQFLYDDEELKFRFLTDVTAVHYPAYKGRELAVVYHLHNLFDNVRIRFKVFLDIQKPDVNTASKLFSSANWQEREAYDFYGVNFVGHPNLKRIMNVDEMDYFPQRKEFPLEDQTRIDKDDEMFGRGGSFDFGNRQTDGSPMQIPAVGEGHVDRATDNQ, from the coding sequence ATGGCATTGACCAACGAGTATATACAACAGAAACTAACAGAGAAATTCGGGGCACAGGCTACTGCTTTTGAAGAGCCCTATGGGATGTTGACCTTTGAGGCACCTGCAGCAATGAATCTGGATGTACTTCAATTCCTGTATGATGATGAAGAATTGAAGTTTCGCTTTTTAACGGATGTAACGGCCGTTCATTATCCGGCATACAAAGGCCGTGAGCTGGCTGTTGTTTATCATTTGCACAACCTGTTTGATAATGTACGTATCCGGTTCAAGGTATTCTTGGATATCCAGAAGCCGGATGTAAATACAGCCAGTAAGCTGTTTTCTTCTGCAAACTGGCAGGAACGCGAAGCCTATGATTTCTACGGGGTCAACTTTGTCGGTCATCCTAATTTGAAACGGATCATGAATGTGGATGAAATGGATTACTTCCCTCAGCGGAAAGAATTTCCATTAGAGGATCAAACACGAATTGACAAAGATGACGAAATGTTTGGTAGAGGTGGTAGCTTTGACTTTGGAAACCGCCAGACTGATGGTTCTCCCATGCAAATACCTGCAGTAGGAGAAGGTCATGTAGACCGAGCTACGGACAATCAATAA
- the nuoF gene encoding NADH-quinone oxidoreductase subunit NuoF, with protein sequence MGRKLLLEKAHVEGIRYYDTYRKNGGYDAAEKALKMSPADIVEEVKKSGLRGRGGAGFPTGMKWSFLAKPEGVPRYLVCNADESEPGTFKDRYLMEFIPHLLIEGLLISSFALGSNRTYIYIRGEYAWIVDILEQAIAEANQAGFLGKNILGAGFDCQIYVQRGAGAYICGEETALIESLEGKRGNPRIKPPFPAIKGLWDCPTVVNNVETLAAIVPIMNIGAEEYAKIGIGKSTGTKLISACGNINKPGVYEIDMTISVEEFIYSDEYCGGIPNGKRLKACIPGGSSVPILPANLLLTTAKGEKRMMTYESLADGGFPTGSMLGSGGFIVLDEDQCIVKNTYTLARFYRHESCGQCSPCREGTGWMEKILHNIETGKGKMSDIDLLWDIQRKIEGNTICPLGDAAAWPVAAAIRHFRDEFEWHVLHPEEAQKRNFGLAHYADPLGVSVA encoded by the coding sequence ATGGGAAGAAAACTTTTATTAGAAAAAGCACACGTTGAAGGGATTCGTTATTACGATACCTACCGCAAGAATGGTGGTTACGATGCTGCTGAAAAGGCATTGAAAATGTCTCCGGCAGATATCGTGGAAGAAGTGAAAAAAAGCGGTCTGCGAGGTCGTGGTGGTGCCGGTTTTCCTACCGGTATGAAATGGAGCTTCCTGGCAAAACCAGAAGGTGTGCCCCGCTATTTGGTATGTAATGCGGACGAATCAGAGCCCGGTACATTTAAAGACCGTTACCTGATGGAGTTCATTCCGCATTTATTGATAGAAGGCCTTTTAATTTCTTCGTTTGCATTAGGCTCTAACAGAACTTATATCTATATCCGTGGTGAATACGCCTGGATCGTAGATATTCTGGAGCAAGCCATTGCAGAAGCTAATCAGGCAGGTTTCCTCGGTAAAAATATTTTAGGTGCTGGCTTTGATTGCCAGATCTATGTACAGCGCGGTGCAGGTGCTTATATCTGTGGTGAAGAAACGGCGTTGATTGAATCACTTGAAGGTAAGCGCGGTAACCCTCGTATAAAGCCTCCGTTCCCTGCCATCAAAGGTTTGTGGGATTGCCCAACGGTAGTAAACAACGTAGAAACGTTAGCGGCCATTGTTCCTATTATGAACATTGGCGCTGAAGAATATGCCAAGATAGGTATTGGTAAATCTACCGGTACCAAGTTGATCTCTGCCTGTGGTAACATTAACAAGCCTGGCGTTTATGAGATCGACATGACCATCTCTGTTGAAGAATTTATCTACAGCGATGAGTATTGTGGAGGTATTCCCAATGGCAAGCGATTAAAAGCTTGTATTCCGGGAGGATCTTCTGTTCCTATTTTGCCAGCTAACCTGTTACTGACAACAGCTAAGGGTGAGAAGCGGATGATGACTTATGAAAGTCTGGCCGATGGTGGTTTCCCTACCGGCTCCATGTTAGGTTCCGGAGGTTTTATTGTATTAGATGAAGATCAGTGTATCGTAAAGAATACTTATACACTAGCCCGCTTCTATCGTCATGAAAGTTGCGGTCAGTGTTCTCCTTGCCGTGAGGGTACAGGGTGGATGGAAAAGATCCTTCACAACATTGAAACCGGTAAGGGTAAAATGAGTGACATTGATCTGTTGTGGGATATTCAACGGAAGATTGAAGGAAATACGATCTGTCCATTGGGTGATGCTGCCGCATGGCCAGTGGCAGCAGCGATCCGTCATTTCCGTGATGAATTTGAATGGCACGTATTGCATCCGGAAGAAGCGCAGAAAAGAAACTTTGGATTGGCACATTACGCTGATCCCCTTGGAGTGTCCGTGGCGTAA
- a CDS encoding NADH-quinone oxidoreductase subunit J, with translation MGITEILFYVLSALALISAIAVIASKNPVYSVLSLIITFFAISGHYILLNAQFLAIVNIIVYAGAIMVLFLFVIMLMNLSKETEPQKNKWLKLAGAVAGGSLLLVMVAALRHTESAMAQMKEGDIGLIQNLGKVLFSDYVVPFEISSVLFLSAMVGAVVIGKRDKDATTTRRAQAKYIAEEEIHTV, from the coding sequence ATGGGAATCACAGAAATCCTTTTTTATGTTCTTTCTGCACTGGCATTGATTAGTGCAATAGCGGTTATTGCCAGTAAGAACCCAGTGTACAGCGTACTGTCGCTGATCATTACTTTTTTTGCTATCTCCGGACACTATATTTTATTAAATGCCCAGTTTCTGGCTATCGTAAACATCATTGTTTATGCAGGTGCCATCATGGTATTGTTCCTTTTCGTGATCATGTTAATGAACTTGAGCAAGGAAACTGAACCACAAAAGAACAAATGGTTAAAGCTGGCAGGTGCTGTAGCCGGCGGTAGCTTATTGCTAGTAATGGTAGCAGCGTTGCGCCATACGGAGTCTGCAATGGCACAGATGAAAGAAGGCGATATTGGCTTGATCCAAAACTTAGGTAAGGTGCTGTTCAGCGATTATGTAGTGCCTTTTGAAATCAGTAGCGTACTGTTCTTAAGTGCTATGGTAGGTGCTGTTGTGATCGGTAAACGCGATAAGGATGCCACTACCACTAGAAGAGCACAGGCTAAATATATCGCAGAAGAAGAAATTCACACCGTATAA
- the nuoK gene encoding NADH-quinone oxidoreductase subunit NuoK — MPINYYIFLSIALFVIGIVGVLTRRNAIIIFMCIELMLNAVNLLLVAFSKMHHLKAVTAGVANNMIGAEGQLFVFFIMVVAAAEVSVGLAIIVMLYRNTHSVDVNFLNRLKH, encoded by the coding sequence ATGCCAATCAATTATTACATCTTTTTATCGATAGCCTTATTTGTCATTGGTATTGTGGGGGTATTAACCCGCCGTAATGCCATCATCATCTTCATGTGTATTGAGTTGATGTTGAATGCTGTGAATCTTTTATTGGTGGCGTTTTCAAAAATGCACCATTTGAAAGCCGTGACCGCAGGTGTCGCCAATAATATGATAGGAGCCGAAGGACAGCTATTTGTATTCTTTATTATGGTGGTAGCCGCTGCTGAAGTAAGTGTCGGTCTTGCCATTATTGTAATGCTGTATCGTAATACACATTCTGTAGATGTAAACTTTTTGAACAGACTAAAACATTAA
- a CDS encoding NADH-quinone oxidoreductase subunit D — protein sequence MSITTETAFQTGSEKRETTTLNLGPTHPATHGVFQNILELDGERIVSAEQTVGYIHRAFEKIAERRPLYQITPLTDRMNYCSAPINNMGWHMTCEKLLGIQTPKRVDYLRVIIMELARIADHLICNSVIGVDTGAFTGFLYVMQYRELIYEIWEEVCGSRLTTNIGRIGGFERDFNNIAFTKLEKFLKEYPAVLKEFESLFVRSRIFMDRTIGTGPISAERALNYGFTGPNLRAAGVDYDVRVHSPYCSYQDFQFDIPVGTTGDTYDRFLVRNGEMWQSLEIIKQAYRKIQEFKGEEATIFHADVPEYYLPEKKDVYTKMEALIYHFKIVMGEIDIPPGEVYHSVEGGNGEVGYYLISDGGRTPYRLHFRRPCFIYYQAYEEMVKGSMLSDAIIVMSSLNLIAGEMDG from the coding sequence ATGTCAATAACAACAGAAACTGCCTTTCAAACCGGCAGTGAAAAAAGAGAAACCACCACACTGAACCTGGGTCCTACACACCCGGCCACACACGGTGTATTCCAAAACATTTTGGAGTTGGATGGTGAGCGTATTGTATCTGCCGAACAAACAGTAGGATATATCCACCGGGCGTTTGAAAAGATTGCTGAGCGTCGTCCGCTTTATCAAATTACCCCATTAACAGACCGTATGAACTATTGCTCGGCCCCTATTAATAACATGGGCTGGCACATGACCTGCGAAAAACTGTTGGGCATTCAAACGCCAAAGCGTGTCGATTACTTGCGTGTTATCATTATGGAGCTGGCCCGTATTGCGGATCACCTGATCTGTAATTCGGTGATTGGTGTGGACACCGGCGCCTTTACCGGTTTCCTGTATGTGATGCAATACCGCGAGTTGATCTATGAGATTTGGGAAGAAGTGTGCGGCTCCCGCTTAACGACTAATATTGGTCGTATTGGTGGTTTTGAGCGCGACTTTAATAACATTGCCTTTACCAAGCTGGAAAAGTTCTTAAAAGAATACCCTGCGGTACTGAAAGAATTTGAAAGCCTGTTTGTACGCAGCCGCATTTTCATGGATCGTACCATTGGTACGGGGCCTATTAGTGCTGAAAGAGCCTTGAACTATGGCTTTACCGGACCAAACCTGCGCGCCGCTGGTGTAGATTATGACGTGCGCGTCCATTCTCCTTACTGCAGTTACCAAGACTTCCAATTTGATATTCCAGTAGGTACTACCGGCGATACGTATGATCGCTTCTTAGTGCGTAATGGCGAAATGTGGCAGTCGCTTGAAATTATTAAGCAGGCTTACCGTAAGATCCAGGAGTTCAAAGGTGAGGAAGCTACTATTTTCCACGCCGACGTACCGGAGTATTACCTGCCCGAGAAAAAAGATGTTTATACCAAGATGGAAGCCCTGATCTATCACTTTAAGATAGTAATGGGTGAAATCGATATTCCACCAGGAGAGGTTTATCATAGTGTAGAAGGTGGTAATGGGGAAGTTGGATATTACCTGATCTCTGATGGCGGCCGTACCCCGTATCGCCTGCATTTCCGCAGACCGTGTTTTATTTACTACCAGGCGTACGAGGAAATGGTGAAAGGTAGCATGTTGAGTGATGCGATCATCGTAATGTCATCGCTGAACCTGATTGCCGGTGAAATGGACGGATAA
- the nuoH gene encoding NADH-quinone oxidoreductase subunit NuoH has translation MYLLQFDWWFLLEKFILIAVIVTTALVVAMYSTYAERKIAAVLQDRRGPNRAGPFGILQPMADGLKLFFKEEIIPMASSKSLFILGPMLAMITALMTSAVIPWGGTIHIFGRDVSLQIADINIGVLYVFGVVSLGVYSIMIGGWASNNKFSLLAAIRGASQMISYELAMGMSLIAVLMIVGSLRLSAIVDHQIANGWNILYQPLGFLIFFICALAECNRTPFDLAEAENELNFGYHQEYSSMKLGFFLFAEYINMFISSVVMATLFFGGYDIPFVNEAAWGNHWWVGLISFSVLMLKACLFIFLFMWIRWTLPRFRYDQLMNLGWKGLIPMALVNMIITAVVLLALNK, from the coding sequence ATGTATTTATTACAATTTGATTGGTGGTTTTTGCTGGAGAAGTTTATTCTCATTGCTGTCATTGTAACAACAGCTTTAGTAGTAGCAATGTACAGTACCTATGCAGAACGCAAGATTGCGGCCGTCTTACAAGATCGTCGTGGTCCTAACCGTGCGGGGCCTTTTGGAATTCTACAGCCAATGGCGGATGGTTTGAAGTTGTTCTTTAAAGAAGAAATCATTCCAATGGCTTCATCAAAATCGCTGTTTATCCTTGGCCCTATGTTAGCCATGATTACAGCCCTGATGACCAGCGCAGTAATTCCTTGGGGAGGCACTATCCATATTTTCGGTCGTGATGTGAGTTTGCAGATTGCTGATATCAATATTGGTGTTTTGTATGTATTTGGAGTAGTGAGTTTGGGTGTGTATAGCATCATGATTGGTGGTTGGGCATCTAACAATAAATTCTCATTGCTGGCAGCTATCCGTGGCGCTTCTCAAATGATCTCTTATGAATTGGCAATGGGTATGTCACTGATTGCCGTTTTAATGATTGTGGGCTCATTGCGGTTGAGTGCCATTGTTGATCATCAAATAGCCAATGGGTGGAATATTCTTTATCAACCTTTAGGTTTCCTGATCTTCTTTATTTGTGCATTGGCTGAGTGTAACCGTACACCCTTTGACTTAGCAGAAGCGGAGAACGAGTTGAACTTTGGTTACCATCAGGAGTACTCATCTATGAAGCTGGGTTTCTTCCTGTTTGCGGAATACATCAACATGTTTATCAGCAGCGTGGTAATGGCTACTTTGTTTTTCGGTGGTTATGATATTCCGTTTGTAAACGAAGCAGCGTGGGGTAACCATTGGTGGGTAGGTCTGATCAGCTTTTCTGTTTTAATGCTGAAAGCTTGTTTGTTCATCTTCCTGTTCATGTGGATCCGCTGGACACTACCTCGCTTCCGCTATGACCAATTGATGAACCTGGGCTGGAAAGGGTTGATTCCTATGGCTTTAGTGAATATGATCATTACGGCTGTAGTGCTATTGGCATTAAATAAATAA
- a CDS encoding GxxExxY protein — MIENEIAKTVVDICFRIHKKYGPGLFESVYEELVCYELSKAGLPYVRQQGIPLIHEEIRLEVGFRADVIVSNRVIIELKSVEVLADLHYKQVTTYLKLTKLKLGLLVNFNVPLIKDGIHRIVNNL; from the coding sequence ATGATAGAGAATGAAATAGCGAAAACAGTAGTTGATATCTGTTTCCGCATTCATAAGAAATATGGACCGGGCTTATTTGAAAGCGTATATGAGGAGTTGGTTTGTTATGAGTTGAGCAAAGCTGGTTTACCTTATGTAAGACAGCAGGGCATTCCTCTTATACATGAAGAGATCAGATTGGAAGTTGGCTTTAGGGCCGATGTCATTGTAAGCAATAGAGTGATCATTGAATTAAAGTCAGTTGAAGTATTAGCTGACTTACATTATAAGCAGGTAACGACTTATCTGAAATTAACGAAGTTGAAACTTGGCTTATTGGTCAATTTCAATGTTCCTTTAATAAAAGATGGGATACATCGAATAGTAAATAACTTATAA